A window from Sphingobium sp. EM0848 encodes these proteins:
- a CDS encoding conjugal transfer protein TraG N-terminal domain-containing protein codes for MRRALRFLTALTTLPMLALASPARAIDASFHTYDGFAETVDAFRQVAMIFGDPRYETLVLIIATAGIALGAVVASVRGSSMGIVAFGFQILFGIGLFTGLIATTGTVHVYDRVRNAYQPVGDVPNLIVLVAGATNMMERALVETIDDNTIDPDAKIEFGAGGHSFDLFLNAVSPRGPMTDSFLDATIKDYVRQCYPVARVSPAYGVDDDQLFRTATDLPTAFAAMAGPSTFSTVYTASDKGGTTVSCTEAWTHIADRLSDPDLFEDYTRQVCARTGFDVSNAARLTRCRQQLGEMGQMMLGHPLSAQAFLSHILLGNSVGDVLFEDSPATAARVMANRAVISNGLSAMSVANEWMPTIRATVFGIMLFMVPIALLFILTPINLRVASFSLGMFVFVALWGVIDAGIYQLTLGRAMATLSELRSNAVAANAWLLAPSAAMKALAIFGSYRTAAAGLAGAFVFTVFRFSGNVFTAFTSGSLGIAGQATAAAAPMATTEGQASALEAQASAMGTRTRAAGASSFGDFGERSTFSSNRTFGEAGHILGERPGAAGGTAFALGGIEGARQLGALAPALGGRDLSDPQVARAVQSNAATTAIHQFAEKDALRDLGTTYFGNGQAGEKAFAAFSQNLVQWRAFGDTRAYGMLIDGATRHFERAGYSPQDARLKASGVIGEAQADPTFGKLIANAFDQQQMLVNDLTAAQVQVGAMEGRRDYAGENVAGIERANVATEQAWRTGGNQGHREAASMLGLSLDTTSRRIGFINALSGEARSTAITQLSRATGRNEAQVVAALERYNASVQVGTADGVTAEAGREGTSVYGRTREAAGYDFAERSGKLDAQREVGTDGTRAAARIGEQRRQSENFGFAEGAQAVGSSTREAARLDSFIQALSRTAGNQVDMAEGGAEGIADRARNDRMTSIVDKERLTRMQGLLAENGIKMSKRQIAMDQNGDLSLNLTPQTAAAMWQAGLINESQLGAVANGGRARFSFAHNDLLVSSGTSFSQSASSDTSTRFEAGKQAGPDTIEHFMGGGAEGQAMMANWLRGGFEMDRKGEWRLKPQVADTLQRDVQAVMTQTGWSRSISRSAMHQVSQGTEVGGEIGGNASQIETSGKPGGGRINTSHSGKASFRLGASSRDYGTTTSDAGASIDVVNHDVREAISRAERAASGAADPARTFTHELGQQILGSDGLRNRYLEQADSGRGLRDWFAPLTSAEQRQILETGRFSGDLDHGPNDGDSDYKKR; via the coding sequence ATGCGCCGCGCCCTTCGGTTCCTGACCGCCCTCACTACCCTCCCCATGCTCGCCCTCGCGTCGCCCGCCCGCGCGATTGATGCGAGCTTCCACACCTATGACGGCTTTGCCGAAACCGTGGATGCCTTCCGCCAGGTGGCGATGATCTTTGGCGATCCGCGCTATGAGACGCTGGTGCTGATTATCGCGACGGCCGGCATCGCGCTCGGTGCCGTCGTCGCCAGCGTCCGTGGGTCGAGCATGGGCATTGTCGCCTTCGGGTTCCAGATCCTGTTCGGGATCGGCCTGTTCACAGGGCTCATCGCCACGACCGGCACGGTCCATGTGTATGACCGGGTCCGTAATGCCTATCAGCCCGTGGGCGATGTCCCGAACCTCATCGTCCTGGTGGCGGGCGCTACCAACATGATGGAGCGCGCCCTCGTTGAGACGATCGATGACAATACCATCGATCCCGACGCGAAGATCGAGTTCGGCGCTGGCGGCCACAGCTTCGACCTGTTCCTGAACGCTGTCAGCCCACGCGGCCCCATGACTGACAGCTTCCTTGACGCGACGATCAAGGATTATGTCCGTCAATGCTATCCCGTCGCGCGGGTATCGCCGGCCTATGGCGTGGATGACGATCAGCTTTTCCGTACCGCGACCGACCTGCCGACGGCCTTTGCCGCCATGGCCGGGCCTTCGACATTTTCCACGGTCTACACCGCGTCGGACAAGGGCGGAACGACAGTGAGCTGCACCGAGGCATGGACGCATATTGCCGACCGGCTCTCCGATCCCGATCTGTTCGAAGACTATACACGCCAGGTGTGCGCGCGAACCGGGTTCGACGTCTCCAACGCCGCGCGGCTGACGCGCTGCCGCCAGCAGCTTGGGGAAATGGGCCAAATGATGCTCGGCCATCCGCTGAGCGCCCAGGCGTTCCTGAGCCATATCCTGCTCGGCAATAGCGTGGGCGATGTCCTGTTCGAAGATTCTCCGGCGACCGCCGCGCGGGTGATGGCGAACCGGGCCGTGATTTCCAATGGCCTCTCCGCCATGTCGGTCGCCAATGAGTGGATGCCGACTATCCGGGCGACGGTGTTCGGGATCATGTTGTTCATGGTGCCGATCGCGCTTCTATTCATTCTCACCCCCATCAACCTGCGGGTCGCGAGTTTCTCGCTTGGCATGTTCGTGTTCGTGGCGCTGTGGGGAGTGATCGATGCGGGCATCTACCAGCTCACTTTGGGCCGAGCGATGGCGACGCTCTCGGAACTGCGATCCAATGCGGTCGCCGCCAATGCCTGGTTGCTCGCGCCGTCGGCGGCGATGAAAGCCTTGGCCATATTCGGGAGCTATCGCACGGCCGCAGCGGGCCTTGCTGGCGCGTTCGTATTCACGGTGTTCCGGTTCAGCGGCAATGTGTTCACCGCCTTCACCTCCGGCTCCCTCGGCATCGCTGGGCAAGCAACGGCTGCCGCCGCGCCCATGGCGACGACGGAGGGCCAGGCGTCCGCGCTCGAAGCCCAGGCATCCGCCATGGGCACGCGGACGCGGGCGGCCGGCGCTTCCAGCTTTGGGGATTTCGGGGAACGGTCGACTTTCAGTTCGAACCGGACTTTTGGCGAAGCTGGCCATATCCTTGGCGAACGGCCTGGCGCGGCTGGGGGCACCGCGTTCGCGCTGGGTGGCATCGAAGGCGCGCGCCAGCTCGGTGCGCTCGCACCAGCGCTTGGCGGTCGCGACCTTTCCGACCCACAGGTGGCGCGAGCAGTGCAGTCCAATGCCGCCACCACGGCGATCCATCAATTTGCGGAAAAGGATGCGCTGCGCGACCTTGGCACGACCTATTTCGGGAATGGGCAGGCAGGCGAGAAGGCGTTCGCGGCCTTCTCCCAGAACCTTGTCCAGTGGCGGGCCTTCGGCGACACACGCGCCTATGGCATGTTGATCGACGGGGCGACGCGGCATTTCGAGCGGGCGGGCTATTCGCCCCAGGATGCGCGCCTCAAGGCCTCGGGGGTGATCGGCGAGGCGCAGGCCGATCCGACCTTCGGCAAGCTCATCGCCAATGCCTTTGATCAGCAGCAAATGCTGGTCAACGACCTCACCGCTGCGCAGGTACAGGTCGGCGCGATGGAAGGCCGCCGTGACTATGCGGGCGAGAATGTCGCTGGAATCGAGAGGGCCAATGTCGCGACAGAACAGGCGTGGCGGACTGGCGGCAATCAGGGCCATCGGGAAGCAGCCTCCATGCTTGGCCTCTCGCTCGACACCACCTCCAGGCGCATCGGCTTCATCAACGCCCTGTCCGGTGAGGCGCGGAGTACCGCCATCACCCAACTCTCCCGCGCAACAGGACGCAATGAGGCGCAGGTCGTTGCCGCGCTCGAGCGGTACAATGCCTCGGTCCAGGTCGGTACAGCGGACGGCGTCACCGCAGAGGCCGGCCGCGAGGGCACAAGCGTCTATGGTCGCACCCGTGAGGCGGCAGGCTATGACTTTGCGGAACGGTCCGGCAAGCTCGATGCCCAGCGCGAAGTCGGGACCGATGGCACACGCGCAGCCGCCCGCATCGGCGAGCAACGCCGCCAGTCCGAGAATTTCGGTTTCGCGGAAGGGGCGCAGGCCGTCGGCAGTTCGACGCGTGAAGCCGCACGCCTCGACAGCTTCATCCAGGCGCTGAGCCGGACAGCGGGCAATCAGGTCGACATGGCTGAAGGCGGCGCTGAGGGCATTGCCGATCGTGCCCGTAATGACCGCATGACCTCCATCGTCGACAAGGAACGCTTGACCCGCATGCAAGGACTGCTCGCGGAGAACGGCATCAAGATGAGCAAGCGCCAGATCGCGATGGACCAGAATGGTGACCTCAGTCTCAACCTGACGCCCCAGACGGCGGCGGCGATGTGGCAGGCTGGGCTCATCAACGAGAGCCAGCTCGGCGCAGTCGCGAATGGCGGCCGGGCGCGGTTCAGCTTCGCTCATAATGACCTGTTGGTTTCCAGCGGCACATCGTTCAGCCAGTCGGCCAGCAGCGACACCAGCACTCGGTTCGAGGCAGGCAAGCAGGCCGGCCCAGATACCATCGAGCATTTCATGGGCGGTGGCGCCGAGGGTCAGGCGATGATGGCAAACTGGCTGCGCGGAGGGTTCGAGATGGACCGGAAGGGCGAGTGGCGGTTGAAGCCGCAGGTGGCGGACACGCTCCAGCGGGACGTGCAAGCGGTGATGACGCAGACAGGTTGGAGTCGTTCAATCTCCCGAAGTGCAATGCATCAAGTGTCCCAAGGCACCGAGGTTGGAGGCGAAATTGGAGGGAACGCCTCCCAGATCGAGACGTCAGGAAAGCCGGGCGGCGGAAGGATAAATACCTCACATAGCGGAAAAGCGTCTTTCAGACTTGGCGCGAGCAGTCGTGATTATGGCACAACAACAAGCGACGCCGGCGCGAGCATCGATGTTGTGAATCACGATGTCCGCGAGGCGATTTCGCGAGCAGAGCGGGCTGCATCAGGAGCGGCCGACCCCGCACGAACATTCACCCATGAGCTTGGTCAACAGATCCTCGGAAGCGACGGGCTTCGCAATCGATATCTTGAGCAGGCAGACTCAGGCCGAGGTTTGCGCGACTGGTTTGCTCCTCTCACGAGCGCAGAGCAGCGCCAAATTCTTGAGACCGGCAGGTTCAGCGGCGATCTCGATCACGGCCCAAATGACGGAGATTCAGATTACAAAAAGCGCTAA
- a CDS encoding conjugal transfer protein TraH: MPALLRCVRRSLTALLLLCALPAEPAHAQSWAESWFDNVTYTSPGSFEDQTRGYITAGGMSGRVDVHNDYLMSISLPKVRAGCGGIDMFLGGMSFLDPDYLVQKLESILQAAPAVAFQYLLETLDEKMGNIISKMEAATNFLNSIQVNDCRLANRMVQIAKGDENMSGIIEEMTGYRSVKQGFAKSYQQSREKIEANSNNPTEDLKDALANCPAEVTDIFRTGSLLSHAAARVGADDWASVMRARVGDVYMRWDANDKVPLFTAIPQCPAQDTESAQDFLTGRVQRRSLNLPPSAADCGQDGNGRGALVLARERMQSIATNIRTRAALSAEERQFVASVRTLPIYRMLEWGVRQGVVDSVIGDTDELVALTLAYQMLNDLTRTIDFTVSNAERGATAAGAADSASANICQTRILVKGIEQLRDLREEVLRQRAQMRQSYMAALSATNLSASYAGLLRQRDRDARDAAGAAARNQ; encoded by the coding sequence ATGCCCGCACTGCTTCGCTGCGTCCGCCGATCGCTGACGGCGCTGCTTCTGCTTTGCGCGCTGCCGGCAGAGCCCGCCCATGCGCAAAGCTGGGCGGAGAGCTGGTTTGATAATGTAACCTATACCTCGCCAGGCAGTTTCGAGGACCAGACCCGCGGCTATATCACGGCGGGCGGCATGTCCGGGCGGGTCGACGTCCATAATGATTATCTCATGTCGATCAGCCTGCCCAAGGTTCGGGCGGGCTGCGGCGGCATCGATATGTTTTTGGGTGGCATGTCGTTCCTCGATCCCGACTATTTGGTTCAGAAGCTCGAAAGCATCCTCCAGGCAGCGCCCGCGGTCGCCTTCCAATATCTGCTCGAAACCCTCGACGAGAAGATGGGCAATATCATCTCGAAGATGGAAGCGGCGACCAATTTCCTCAATTCCATCCAGGTGAATGACTGTCGCCTCGCCAACCGCATGGTCCAGATCGCCAAGGGCGACGAGAATATGTCTGGGATCATCGAGGAGATGACGGGCTACCGCTCGGTCAAGCAGGGCTTTGCCAAAAGCTACCAGCAGAGCCGGGAAAAGATCGAGGCCAACAGCAACAACCCGACCGAGGATCTGAAGGACGCGCTCGCCAATTGTCCGGCGGAGGTGACGGACATTTTCAGGACCGGCTCGCTCCTCTCCCACGCCGCCGCCCGCGTTGGCGCGGATGACTGGGCGAGCGTGATGCGGGCAAGGGTCGGCGACGTCTACATGCGCTGGGACGCAAACGACAAGGTGCCCCTGTTCACCGCGATCCCGCAATGCCCCGCGCAAGACACCGAGAGCGCGCAGGATTTCCTGACCGGACGAGTCCAGCGCCGGTCGCTCAACTTGCCGCCGAGCGCCGCGGATTGCGGGCAGGATGGCAATGGCAGGGGCGCGCTCGTGCTGGCGCGAGAGCGGATGCAGTCGATCGCGACCAATATCCGCACGCGCGCAGCGCTGTCAGCCGAGGAGCGACAATTCGTCGCGAGCGTGCGCACCCTGCCCATCTACCGCATGTTGGAATGGGGCGTCCGGCAGGGCGTGGTGGATTCTGTCATCGGCGACACCGACGAGTTGGTGGCGCTGACGCTTGCCTATCAGATGCTGAACGATTTGACCCGCACCATCGATTTCACCGTCAGCAATGCCGAGCGGGGCGCGACGGCCGCAGGCGCTGCCGATAGTGCGTCAGCCAACATCTGCCAGACCCGCATTCTTGTGAAGGGCATCGAGCAGCTGCGCGACCTGCGCGAGGAGGTTCTGCGCCAACGTGCTCAAATGCGCCAAAGCTATATGGCCGCGCTTTCGGCGACGAACCTCTCCGCCAGCTATGCAGGACTGCTCCGCCAACGTGACCGCGACGCGCGCGACGCCGCCGGCGCTGCTGCCCGTAATCAATAG